A stretch of Exiguobacterium sp. BMC-KP DNA encodes these proteins:
- a CDS encoding DedA family protein — protein sequence MNMDTVNQYLDAYGYSVIFIFLFFGIVGIPAPEESLLVLVGILSGQNEERLIYSILTAYAGTFVGMLTAYAAGRFFGPTVLRYGRFIGLTKERWERVSNGYMGRINRTIIVGLYIPGVRQINPYFAGMKRIPFGRYFWVSALGSALWVVPFVLLGHFAGKTFHIKPEVVPYFGFALLVLFLLGVLVKWLKRKRLEKRVVSGKNQAGKED from the coding sequence ATGAACATGGATACGGTCAACCAGTATCTCGATGCCTATGGATATAGCGTTATTTTCATTTTTTTATTTTTTGGCATCGTTGGGATTCCAGCACCGGAGGAATCATTACTCGTCTTGGTCGGTATCTTAAGTGGTCAAAACGAAGAACGCTTAATCTATTCGATCTTGACCGCGTACGCGGGAACGTTTGTCGGGATGCTGACGGCATATGCAGCAGGACGTTTTTTCGGACCGACCGTCTTACGGTACGGTCGTTTCATCGGCTTGACGAAGGAACGCTGGGAGCGGGTCTCAAATGGCTACATGGGACGGATCAACCGGACGATTATCGTCGGTCTCTATATTCCAGGTGTACGACAGATCAATCCGTATTTTGCGGGGATGAAACGGATTCCATTTGGTCGGTATTTCTGGGTATCGGCACTTGGATCCGCACTGTGGGTTGTTCCTTTCGTCTTACTCGGACACTTTGCCGGCAAGACGTTTCATATCAAACCGGAAGTCGTGCCGTATTTCGGATTTGCCTTACTTGTGCTCTTCCTCTTAGGTGTACTCGTGAAATGGCTTAAACGTAAGCGACTTGAAAAACGCGTCGTTTCAGGAAAAAACCAAGCGGGAAAAGAAGACTAA
- a CDS encoding MGDG synthase family glycosyltransferase, producing MRSGHHLVAEAIAERLQGPGVEVKEVELLSTISPFAEWVTSKFYLNWIRHFSNGYSRFYHRHIAGRSSNTQSTGWTSHYFQQQMLRIIQAEQPDVIICTHAFPSYLLNQLKERNLCDVPVINAYTDLFVSRVWGKTHIEYHLLPNAEAKQELLKQHAVPEERLFVTGIAVHPAISGGSIFRSPQSRKQILVAGGNGGLGQLETLLTQIEHCSEADFYVLCGNNRSLYKRLSSRKHAHIHPLAYIESRNEMNQLYERMDAIVTKPGGVTVSEAFEKRVPLFMQHVLPGQEEINRTYLLNKGLAFSFDQTDTLADVIRRTLENPDVMHQWHQAISLYQSEQVIADRRFFEERIAGCLESNRRQVNG from the coding sequence ATGCGATCCGGTCATCACCTTGTCGCTGAAGCGATCGCAGAACGATTGCAGGGACCAGGCGTTGAAGTCAAGGAAGTGGAATTGCTCAGTACGATCAGTCCGTTCGCGGAATGGGTGACGTCGAAGTTTTATCTGAACTGGATCCGCCATTTCTCAAACGGCTATAGTCGTTTTTATCATCGACACATTGCGGGACGCTCTAGCAACACACAATCGACAGGATGGACGTCGCATTATTTTCAACAACAAATGTTACGGATCATTCAGGCGGAACAGCCGGATGTCATCATCTGTACGCATGCCTTTCCGTCCTATCTGTTGAATCAATTGAAGGAACGAAACCTTTGTGACGTACCGGTCATCAATGCCTATACGGATTTGTTCGTCAGTCGGGTCTGGGGGAAGACGCATATCGAGTATCACTTGTTACCGAATGCAGAAGCAAAGCAGGAGTTGCTCAAGCAACATGCCGTGCCAGAAGAGCGCTTGTTCGTGACGGGAATTGCGGTCCATCCGGCAATCTCTGGCGGATCAATCTTCCGGTCGCCTCAGTCCCGCAAACAAATTCTCGTTGCCGGCGGGAACGGTGGACTTGGACAACTAGAGACGTTGCTGACGCAAATCGAGCACTGTTCGGAAGCTGACTTTTACGTCTTATGTGGCAATAATCGCTCGTTATATAAACGACTGTCGTCACGGAAACATGCTCACATCCATCCCCTCGCCTATATCGAGTCACGGAATGAAATGAATCAGTTGTATGAACGGATGGATGCAATTGTCACGAAGCCTGGTGGTGTAACGGTTAGCGAAGCATTCGAAAAACGGGTGCCGCTTTTCATGCAGCACGTCCTTCCAGGACAAGAAGAAATCAACCGCACCTATCTATTAAATAAAGGACTTGCGTTTTCGTTTGATCAAACGGATACGCTCGCTGACGTCATTCGGCGGACGCTTGAGAACCCGGACGTCATGCACCAATGGCATCAAGCAATCTCACTTTATCAAAGTGAGCAAGTCATTGCCGATCGAAGATTTTTTGAGGAACGGATTGCAGGTTGCCTTGAAAGCAACCGACGTCAAGTAAACGGATAA
- a CDS encoding polysaccharide deacetylase family protein — MRSRLVTAGVLATLAYTVVPYMASRVFGWRVTKSLDSRYVALTFDDGPDPVYTAELLDLLQEEGIQATFFVVGHKAEAHPDIIRRIHEEGHQLGIHNYVHRPNWSMRPSTVREGIKRTSAIIERITGERPTVYRPPWGALNAGDVLCPPSYKMILWSKMAEDWKLEGGSAKIKRLLSSVTEGDIILLHDNGDTFGADPQAPVQTIAALKELLPEWKARGLQFRRIDQT, encoded by the coding sequence ATGCGGTCACGTCTTGTCACAGCGGGAGTTCTCGCTACCCTTGCCTATACGGTCGTTCCGTATATGGCGTCACGCGTTTTCGGATGGCGCGTCACGAAGTCACTGGACTCACGATACGTCGCCTTGACATTCGATGATGGTCCAGATCCCGTCTATACAGCAGAATTACTAGACCTCTTACAAGAAGAAGGCATTCAAGCGACATTTTTCGTCGTTGGTCATAAAGCGGAAGCACACCCAGACATCATTCGCCGGATCCATGAGGAAGGTCATCAACTCGGGATTCACAACTATGTCCATCGTCCGAACTGGTCGATGCGACCGTCGACGGTCCGAGAAGGCATCAAGCGGACGTCAGCGATCATTGAACGGATCACCGGCGAACGGCCGACGGTCTATCGTCCACCGTGGGGCGCACTCAATGCGGGAGACGTCCTCTGTCCTCCTTCATACAAAATGATTCTCTGGTCGAAGATGGCGGAGGATTGGAAGTTAGAGGGTGGATCAGCAAAAATCAAACGGCTGCTATCGAGTGTAACAGAAGGGGATATCATCTTGTTACACGATAACGGGGATACGTTCGGCGCAGACCCTCAAGCACCCGTGCAGACGATTGCGGCGCTGAAAGAACTGTTACCGGAGTGGAAAGCACGCGGCTTACAGTTCCGTCGAATCGATCAAACGTAA
- a CDS encoding GGDEF domain-containing protein — MFIAELLLNACIAFTGFYLIAKIIYSQRLASSSLKSLIVGLATGLLGVLLMFKGIAVNDSLRMDLRHLPLVLLAFYGVRSPLIIATLIIACSRFYFGWTPQAVVAFLAVLGISTGMYFIHKRLLHRPFLQNLIMNVWALFMISIAVSINLGFSDAALRLLASTWSIGLAVGLLSSVLTIDFQLLNEQVQRYKQSAELDHLTGLYNRRVWDERTAMLETEGRFYNVLALDIDHFKHVNDTYGHANGDLVLQQFARILQEETRPHDITARIGGEEFMVLVYDLTPSKVTKVANRIRERIANTRFQLDGFPAITITTSVGIAHGKHVAVQRMNILADEALYAAKEQGRNRVILHEVDAEAAITTHDREPVRS; from the coding sequence ATGTTCATTGCCGAGTTGTTATTGAATGCTTGTATCGCCTTCACCGGCTTTTATTTGATCGCTAAAATCATTTATAGTCAACGTCTCGCCTCAAGCAGCTTAAAATCACTTATCGTCGGTCTTGCAACAGGACTGCTCGGCGTGCTCTTGATGTTTAAAGGCATTGCCGTCAACGATTCGTTGCGGATGGATTTGCGTCATCTCCCGCTCGTCCTGCTCGCCTTTTACGGTGTTCGTTCTCCACTCATCATCGCGACGTTGATCATCGCTTGCTCCCGCTTTTACTTCGGTTGGACACCGCAAGCGGTCGTCGCTTTTCTTGCCGTTCTTGGTATCAGTACTGGTATGTATTTCATCCATAAACGCTTGCTCCACCGACCCTTTTTGCAAAATCTCATCATGAACGTTTGGGCCTTGTTCATGATCTCAATCGCGGTTTCGATTAATCTTGGCTTTAGTGACGCCGCGCTTCGCTTACTCGCCTCGACGTGGTCGATTGGACTCGCTGTCGGACTCTTATCAAGTGTGTTGACGATCGACTTTCAGTTGCTCAATGAACAAGTTCAACGCTATAAACAATCGGCGGAGCTCGATCACTTAACGGGACTATATAATCGACGTGTCTGGGATGAGCGGACGGCGATGTTAGAGACAGAAGGACGTTTCTACAATGTACTCGCACTCGATATCGATCACTTCAAGCATGTCAACGATACATATGGGCATGCGAACGGTGATCTCGTCTTACAACAGTTCGCACGGATTTTGCAGGAAGAGACGCGTCCACACGATATCACGGCTCGGATCGGCGGTGAGGAATTCATGGTTCTCGTGTATGATTTGACGCCGTCTAAAGTTACAAAAGTCGCTAACCGGATTCGTGAACGGATTGCAAACACACGCTTTCAGCTCGACGGTTTTCCTGCCATCACGATCACAACGTCCGTTGGCATCGCCCATGGAAAACATGTCGCTGTCCAGCGGATGAACATTTTAGCGGATGAAGCGCTCTATGCTGCAAAGGAGCAAGGACGAAATCGTGTCATTCTTCATGAAGTCGATGCCGAGGCAGCGATTACGACACATGACCGTGAACCGGTCCGTTCGTAA
- a CDS encoding DUF402 domain-containing protein: protein MKGKRLTIQAKKYDERPHYSWEGIVLEQTDKYLLVANTPGRTLHHHRREAIFTYDNYSLEFYPFDADFTVGLDVELTGETTYYCNICLPPILQGDVLSFIDLDLDLVYRDGAWTVVDEDEFLENQKLYHYPIELVERTRTSLLHLQQRIAQQQFPFDGFLDTFIPTVLKMKIGRNDQ, encoded by the coding sequence TTGAAAGGTAAACGGCTAACGATTCAAGCGAAGAAGTACGACGAACGTCCACACTATTCATGGGAAGGAATAGTCCTCGAGCAGACGGACAAGTATCTGCTCGTCGCAAATACGCCAGGACGGACGTTACATCATCATCGACGGGAAGCGATCTTTACATACGATAATTACAGTCTTGAATTTTATCCGTTCGACGCCGATTTTACGGTCGGTCTGGATGTGGAGCTTACTGGCGAGACAACGTACTACTGTAACATTTGTCTCCCACCGATCCTTCAAGGTGATGTCTTGTCGTTCATCGATCTTGACCTCGATCTCGTCTATCGAGACGGAGCATGGACGGTCGTCGATGAAGACGAATTTTTAGAGAATCAGAAATTGTATCACTACCCGATCGAACTGGTCGAACGAACCCGTACGTCGTTGCTCCATTTACAACAACGCATCGCGCAGCAACAGTTTCCGTTTGACGGTTTTTTAGATACGTTCATCCCGACCGTCCTGAAAATGAAGATTGGGAGGAATGACCAATGA
- a CDS encoding NUDIX hydrolase encodes MNTIRCHRAFGVYGLLMKDDALLVIDKNGGPYINRYDLPGGSLEEGETLAEAMRREFTEETGFEVAIDRQVGVADFKLPWDWREFDEVHHIAVFYLVRQTGGALGIPDQFAGQDSLGARWVKEDEVSIDNASPLVLEAFRWIKEQQLDLEARRFTNWQVLK; translated from the coding sequence ATGAACACGATTCGTTGCCACCGAGCATTTGGCGTTTATGGATTATTAATGAAAGACGATGCCTTACTCGTCATCGATAAGAATGGTGGACCGTATATCAATCGCTATGATTTACCAGGAGGCAGTCTAGAGGAAGGGGAGACGCTCGCTGAAGCAATGCGACGCGAGTTCACGGAAGAAACAGGGTTCGAAGTGGCAATCGACCGACAAGTCGGGGTCGCTGACTTCAAGCTCCCATGGGACTGGCGGGAATTCGATGAAGTTCATCACATTGCCGTCTTTTATCTCGTTAGGCAGACGGGTGGTGCGCTCGGTATTCCTGATCAATTCGCCGGACAAGATTCGCTCGGTGCCCGCTGGGTCAAGGAAGATGAAGTTTCAATCGATAACGCGTCACCGCTCGTACTCGAAGCATTCCGCTGGATTAAGGAACAACAACTCGATCTTGAGGCAAGACGATTTACGAACTGGCAGGTCTTGAAATGA
- a CDS encoding DinB family protein, which yields MDNLFAFYLQELNHYRPDELIHHLDHDTWSISQMYDHLIMVSHEYLDEVEACQFAPVTESGKSPFGEQLFAAGAFPATPIRLPDAMNAPPDETDQVERLRSRWRQLMDRHATLATIAQSTASDQKTRHGGIGWLNAAEWYALVSYHLAHHQHQKRRLDAALANRT from the coding sequence ATGGACAATCTATTCGCGTTTTATTTGCAGGAGCTAAATCACTACCGACCGGACGAGTTGATCCACCATCTCGATCACGACACATGGTCGATCAGTCAGATGTACGACCATCTGATTATGGTCAGTCATGAATATTTAGATGAGGTCGAGGCGTGCCAGTTCGCACCCGTAACAGAATCCGGGAAGTCTCCGTTCGGGGAACAATTATTTGCTGCCGGTGCGTTTCCGGCGACTCCGATCCGTTTACCGGATGCGATGAATGCACCACCTGACGAGACGGATCAAGTCGAGCGATTACGGTCGCGCTGGCGACAGCTGATGGATCGTCACGCTACGCTCGCAACGATCGCTCAGTCGACAGCATCTGACCAAAAGACGCGTCACGGTGGGATAGGGTGGTTGAACGCAGCAGAGTGGTACGCTCTCGTTTCGTACCATCTCGCGCATCATCAGCATCAAAAACGACGGCTCGATGCTGCATTAGCGAATCGAACATGA
- a CDS encoding helix-turn-helix domain-containing protein produces the protein MQAPYLPVPHTLLRSGTAFASVHEKMIYLILESFSGQDGQAFPSYQTIADAVPCSKSTVKSCIQSLIASGRIEKVERFTKHGGQTSNAYRVLPRVESTPPPSQEMTALEVSVDSEEEVLKKTSLKMELVQQYETNLGKATPRIEQELLQLASEHPIERIQYAIEEAARANSRHFGYIEQVVKRLATGLPAERPKRITKRSRRDNSLFQLPNWVKQEKVAQLAYEAKQQEQQVIPDDAEIAELLQALTREGA, from the coding sequence ATGCAAGCCCCTTATCTTCCGGTTCCCCATACGCTCTTACGGAGCGGGACGGCATTTGCGTCCGTCCATGAAAAGATGATTTACCTAATCCTTGAAAGTTTCAGCGGTCAAGACGGTCAAGCATTTCCGTCCTATCAGACGATTGCCGACGCTGTCCCGTGCAGCAAATCAACGGTCAAGTCGTGTATCCAGTCCTTGATTGCGAGCGGTCGGATTGAAAAGGTCGAACGGTTTACGAAACACGGAGGACAGACATCAAATGCCTACCGTGTCCTGCCCCGTGTTGAGAGTACACCCCCGCCGAGTCAAGAGATGACCGCCCTCGAGGTATCAGTTGACTCCGAAGAAGAAGTCTTGAAGAAAACGTCTTTAAAAATGGAACTGGTGCAGCAGTACGAGACGAATCTCGGAAAGGCGACGCCACGAATCGAACAGGAACTCTTGCAGCTTGCGTCGGAGCATCCGATCGAGCGGATTCAGTACGCGATTGAAGAGGCAGCTCGCGCGAACAGTCGTCATTTCGGGTACATCGAACAAGTCGTCAAGCGTCTCGCGACCGGATTACCAGCTGAACGGCCGAAACGAATAACCAAACGTTCAAGAAGAGATAATTCATTATTTCAATTACCGAATTGGGTGAAACAAGAAAAAGTAGCACAACTCGCTTACGAGGCGAAACAACAAGAGCAGCAAGTCATTCCTGACGACGCCGAAATCGCTGAATTGTTACAAGCGTTAACAAGGGAGGGAGCTTGA
- a CDS encoding M15 family metallopeptidase produces MQLKELLQRANQKLTIPGMHPTVVRIARDVIQELYPQGIKLGIAQSFRSIAEQNALYAKGRTTPGPIVTQARGGQSNHNFGVAIDVFLYQDGALFLSPPDARLRRIVAAMKRRGMDWGGDWSRFPDYPHFELYDHVSLARHHVPKPGHYIRERIQAPELVRAIEKRLGLAVTGVFDARLTDAVRAFQQTGRLAVDGVVGPQTWRRLFPVSP; encoded by the coding sequence ATGCAACTAAAAGAGTTACTGCAACGGGCGAACCAAAAACTAACCATTCCCGGCATGCATCCGACTGTCGTCCGAATCGCGCGTGATGTGATCCAAGAGCTCTATCCGCAAGGAATTAAGCTCGGCATTGCGCAAAGCTTTCGGAGCATTGCGGAACAAAATGCATTATATGCGAAAGGACGGACGACGCCAGGACCAATTGTGACACAAGCACGAGGTGGTCAATCAAACCATAATTTTGGTGTCGCAATCGACGTTTTTCTTTATCAGGATGGAGCATTGTTTCTCTCTCCACCAGACGCTCGGCTCCGAAGAATCGTTGCGGCGATGAAGCGGCGCGGGATGGACTGGGGAGGTGATTGGTCTCGTTTTCCGGACTATCCACACTTCGAACTGTATGATCATGTCAGTCTTGCGCGGCATCATGTACCAAAACCAGGACATTATATCCGTGAACGGATCCAAGCACCGGAACTCGTTCGGGCAATCGAAAAACGATTAGGTCTAGCGGTAACCGGAGTGTTTGATGCCCGGTTGACGGACGCTGTTCGAGCGTTTCAACAAACAGGTCGGCTTGCGGTAGACGGGGTCGTCGGTCCGCAAACATGGCGGCGTCTGTTTCCGGTGTCGCCATGA
- a CDS encoding phage holin: MAASVSGVAMIRVQAWIRLLIPLYVFLELLLPTLGFTALPVSSSDVERFVTGLVGLVGLLLAWWKNNDVTERALRRRQAQEQLENTSITD; this comes from the coding sequence ATGGCGGCGTCTGTTTCCGGTGTCGCCATGATTCGTGTTCAGGCGTGGATTCGCCTCTTAATTCCGCTCTATGTTTTTCTTGAATTACTCTTACCGACACTCGGTTTTACAGCATTGCCGGTTTCGTCAAGTGACGTCGAGCGATTCGTGACGGGTTTGGTTGGACTAGTCGGTCTGCTCCTTGCTTGGTGGAAGAATAATGACGTGACAGAACGGGCACTCAGACGAAGACAAGCACAGGAACAGCTGGAAAACACATCCATAACCGATTGA
- a CDS encoding GGDEF domain-containing protein — protein sequence MKWSTLQRYLFLALCALLLTCVWSYQAFLKIERENARILNEAIPISTEAAELFPALLNLELVVRSYILSPNEADLAQYDRTIDRLDQTVLRLNQLDENHPIMRKLVRTEAIPRIETAKQFYDAQLALVMSGDRTVAEAKRYQGMQYIETFRPIDARLRTDVNRIIAEATNRSEQASSAAKWVIVVVASIAILVLIAFIQTFRMERSKQALIHRSLHDALTGIPNRRAFDERLEQLLEEAKHQQTPLSLILIDVDAFKSYNDTYGHLKGDECLKEVARVLKRQARHGQVARYGGEEFTVLISRGLEETRHIAERIRQDILDLNIVHERYEPLCRVSVSLGLTSLVPGAETTEKEIIDQADQALYRAKENGRNQIGDMAG from the coding sequence GTGAAATGGTCAACGTTGCAGCGGTATTTGTTTTTAGCACTCTGTGCGCTTTTACTTACATGTGTCTGGAGCTATCAAGCTTTCTTGAAAATTGAACGAGAGAATGCACGTATCTTAAACGAAGCGATTCCCATCTCGACGGAAGCGGCAGAGTTGTTTCCGGCGTTACTGAACCTTGAACTGGTCGTCCGCAGTTACATCCTCTCACCAAACGAGGCAGATCTAGCGCAGTATGATCGGACGATTGATCGACTCGATCAAACGGTCTTGCGGCTGAATCAACTCGATGAGAACCATCCGATCATGCGAAAACTCGTTCGAACGGAAGCGATTCCCCGGATCGAGACAGCAAAGCAATTTTATGATGCACAATTGGCACTCGTCATGAGTGGCGATCGTACAGTTGCGGAGGCCAAGCGTTATCAAGGAATGCAGTACATCGAGACGTTTCGTCCGATCGATGCCCGCTTACGGACCGACGTCAACCGGATCATTGCTGAAGCAACGAATCGTTCCGAGCAAGCATCGAGTGCTGCGAAATGGGTCATCGTCGTCGTTGCGAGCATCGCTATTCTCGTCTTAATCGCATTCATCCAGACATTTCGGATGGAACGCAGTAAACAAGCCTTGATACATCGTTCTTTGCATGACGCTTTGACTGGTATACCAAATCGGCGAGCGTTCGATGAACGGTTGGAACAACTCTTAGAAGAAGCTAAACATCAGCAGACACCACTCTCTTTGATTTTGATTGATGTCGATGCCTTCAAATCCTATAATGATACGTATGGTCATTTAAAAGGGGATGAATGTTTGAAGGAAGTCGCTCGTGTTCTGAAGCGGCAAGCCCGTCACGGACAAGTTGCACGGTACGGTGGGGAGGAATTCACGGTCTTGATATCGCGTGGATTAGAAGAAACTCGTCATATTGCAGAGCGAATCCGGCAAGACATTCTCGACTTGAACATTGTACATGAACGATATGAACCCCTTTGTCGGGTCAGCGTCAGTCTTGGGTTGACATCGCTTGTACCCGGAGCAGAGACGACGGAAAAAGAGATCATCGATCAAGCCGACCAAGCGTTGTATCGGGCAAAAGAGAATGGGCGGAACCAAATCGGTGACATGGCAGGGTAA
- a CDS encoding Imm64 family immunity protein → MENAIRAVLGTFHPDIHYLRFGYATDPDGSQWIEKKGLVKDWSPLLDNYYGNASLVLTAYHGLLTVPVRMTIEKEPDCFGFQFGFREENLIPLTIDQQEAIFMKDMQRIADSSTALYAFCDFDAEIEHAITERKRINREYAIVYWTKQQAFSKNPWKIDGFTNR, encoded by the coding sequence ATGGAAAACGCTATTCGAGCGGTCTTGGGTACTTTTCATCCAGACATACACTACCTTAGATTTGGTTATGCGACAGATCCAGACGGATCGCAGTGGATCGAGAAAAAAGGTCTTGTGAAAGACTGGTCTCCCTTGCTGGATAATTATTACGGGAATGCCTCTCTCGTCTTAACCGCGTATCACGGATTGCTGACAGTACCTGTTCGAATGACGATCGAAAAAGAACCGGATTGTTTTGGTTTTCAATTCGGTTTTCGAGAAGAAAACTTAATCCCGTTGACGATCGACCAGCAAGAGGCAATTTTCATGAAGGATATGCAAAGGATTGCTGACAGTTCGACCGCTCTGTATGCCTTTTGTGATTTTGATGCGGAAATCGAGCATGCGATAACGGAACGAAAACGGATCAACCGAGAATATGCGATCGTCTACTGGACAAAACAACAGGCTTTTTCGAAGAATCCTTGGAAAATCGATGGTTTTACAAACCGATAA
- a CDS encoding threonine aldolase family protein, with the protein MDLRTSYQGTTKRLDGHGNRTVGVLQEALQGVAADQPSDIYGNGELIKTFERKMVDLLGHEDAVFFPSGTMAQQIALRIWSDERDNRKVAYHPLCHLEIHEQDGLKKLHGIEPVLVGEADRLMTMDDIKALPDVSCLLLELPQRELGGLLPSREELEIICAYARKQNIRLHLDGARLLEVLPYYEAEAKDIAQLFDSVYISFYKGLGGVAGAILAGSETFCQDARIWKRRYGGDLISLYPYILSADHYYEQRKDRMAEYHAAAKALASRLNAIPGISTRPVEPVSNMFHLYFEAEKAVVEEKLTAIQSHGKVGIAGYLVDKHTGCATEINTGDSFLALTPAERETVYRQLTEAFSED; encoded by the coding sequence ATGGATTTACGCACGAGTTACCAAGGAACGACCAAACGTTTAGATGGACATGGAAACCGGACGGTAGGAGTATTGCAAGAAGCGTTGCAGGGTGTTGCTGCCGATCAACCAAGCGATATCTATGGCAACGGCGAATTAATCAAGACGTTTGAGCGCAAGATGGTAGACTTACTCGGACACGAAGATGCGGTCTTTTTTCCGAGCGGTACGATGGCGCAGCAGATTGCGTTACGCATCTGGTCGGACGAACGAGATAATCGCAAGGTCGCCTACCATCCGCTTTGTCATCTCGAAATTCATGAACAGGACGGCTTAAAGAAACTGCACGGGATCGAACCAGTACTAGTCGGAGAAGCCGACCGTTTAATGACGATGGACGACATCAAAGCTTTGCCGGACGTCAGCTGTTTGTTGTTGGAACTGCCGCAACGCGAACTCGGTGGACTGCTTCCGTCGCGAGAGGAACTTGAAATCATCTGCGCGTATGCCCGCAAACAGAATATCCGACTTCACTTGGACGGTGCCCGTTTACTTGAGGTCTTACCATATTATGAGGCAGAAGCAAAGGACATCGCGCAGCTGTTTGACAGTGTCTATATCTCGTTTTATAAGGGACTCGGTGGCGTCGCAGGAGCAATCTTAGCTGGATCAGAAACGTTTTGCCAAGATGCGCGAATCTGGAAACGGCGCTATGGCGGTGATTTGATCAGTCTCTATCCGTATATTCTGTCTGCCGATCATTATTATGAACAACGAAAAGACCGCATGGCGGAGTACCATGCAGCCGCAAAAGCGCTAGCGAGCAGATTGAATGCGATTCCAGGCATTTCGACGCGTCCAGTAGAGCCTGTTTCGAACATGTTTCACCTCTACTTCGAGGCAGAAAAAGCTGTCGTTGAGGAAAAATTGACTGCCATCCAGTCGCACGGAAAAGTCGGCATCGCTGGTTATCTAGTTGACAAACATACCGGCTGCGCAACAGAAATCAATACCGGTGATAGTTTTCTTGCGTTAACGCCTGCCGAACGCGAAACGGTCTATCGTCAATTGACGGAGGCGTTCTCAGAGGATTGA
- a CDS encoding MerR family transcriptional regulator produces the protein MYTISEISQLTETSAHTIRYYEKEGLLFPKRQNGQRRYNDQDVTWLRFVLRLRATHMPIEQIRSYVSLFLAQGEQDTTRERLALLEAHHANVLAQLAALQETERMIAEKVDTYRRLHPTIPAPDVIQSSENASVN, from the coding sequence ATGTATACGATTTCTGAAATCAGTCAACTGACCGAAACGAGTGCTCATACAATCCGCTATTACGAAAAAGAAGGATTGCTGTTCCCAAAACGTCAGAACGGTCAACGACGTTACAACGACCAAGACGTGACGTGGCTTCGGTTCGTCCTCCGCTTGCGCGCAACGCACATGCCAATCGAGCAAATCCGTTCGTATGTGTCACTATTCCTTGCTCAGGGGGAGCAAGATACAACGCGGGAACGCCTCGCGCTGCTTGAAGCACACCATGCGAACGTCTTAGCACAACTCGCAGCATTACAAGAAACGGAGCGAATGATCGCAGAAAAAGTCGACACCTATCGTCGCCTCCATCCTACGATTCCCGCTCCGGACGTCATTCAATCCTCTGAGAACGCCTCCGTCAATTGA